Within Corvus cornix cornix isolate S_Up_H32 chromosome Z, ASM73873v5, whole genome shotgun sequence, the genomic segment TTGTTTCTGGGCAGCACTGGAAAAAGTCTGGCACTCTTGTCCTGATACCCacctttgaaatatttcagtgtgttGATGcgatcccctctcagtcttctccagactaaacaggcccagctcccacggtctctcctcataagagagatgctccagacccctgatcatccttgtggccctcagctggaccctctccagtaaCTCCTTGtctctcctgtgctgaggagcccagaactgcgcacagaactccaggtgtggcctcactagGGCCAAGTAGAGGGggaggatcacctccctcaacctgctgacCACACTCTTCccaatgcaccccaggatgacattggccctcctggccacaagggcactgccagctcatggacagcttgtgaTCCACCCAGAgtcccaggtccttctccacagggctgctctgtaggaggtcagccccagcctgctggcacttggggctgctcctccccaggtgcaggacctgaCACTTGCCCTTGTTGAGCCTCATCAGGTTTCTCTCTGCCCACCCCTCCAGCTGATCCAGGTCCCACAGAATGGCAGCAGAGCCTTCAGGTGGGTCAGCCACTCCCCCCAGTTTAGTGTCaccagcaaacttgctgagggtgcaaTTGATCCCTTCCTCCAGGTGTTTGATAAACAAGTTGAATAAGATTGGTCCCAGTATTGATCCCTGGAGAATACCACAGACTGGTGTTCAGGCCTCCAGCTGGACTCTGTTCCACTGATGACAACCCTCTGAGTtctgccattcagccagttcTTGATTCACCTCACTGTCCATTCATCTAACCCACATCTCCTGAGCTTACCTGCAAGGATGTTATGGGAGACActgtcaaaagccttgctgaacTCAAGATATGCACCATCCACTGCTTTTCCCTCATCGACCCATCCTGCCATCACAGAAGTCTCTCAGATTGGTCCTACATGATTTGCCTTCAGTGAATCCATCCTGACTACTCCTGTGCTCCTGATGACCTTCTTGTCTTCAACTTTTTGATGATCTCCAGAATGATCTATTACATCACCTTTCCAGGAACTGAGGTGAGGCTGGCTGGCTGGTAGTTTCCCAAGTCTCCTTACTGTTTTTGAAGATTGGAATGACATTGGCCTTTGTTGAGTCATCAGGCACTTCTCCAtgatttttcaaagatgatggagagcagcagagcaacaACATCCGCCAGCTCTCTCAGCACCCTTTGGTACATCCCATCAGAGCCCATGGATTTATGGTTTTAAGCCCAGCTGATCTCTAACGCAGACCTCAACAGCCAAGGGGAAGCCTTCCTTTCTCCAGTCTTTCTCTCATACCTCTGAGATCTGGGACTTCTGAGGGCAGTCTCAGCAGTAAAGAcaggcaaagaaggcattcagTAATTTTGCCTTCTCTATGTCTTCCATCACCAGAACACCCATCTGATTGAGCAGTGGCCCTGCATTTTCCCTaatctttcttttgctgctgataAACTTGTAGAAGCCTTTCTTGTTGTCCTTGATAACCCTTGGCGGACTCAATTCCAAGTAGGCCTTGGCCTTCCTCATTGTATCCTTTCAACTCTGATGATGTTCCTATAGTCCTCTATCATGGTTTAGCACAGCTTGGGTGTGCATCCTGAGATGCTGTGATTccgggggggggaggggggagggtgCTGGCTGTGATCGTTTAGGGAATACACATCgtaaagtcaccccaagacatcCTCCTATGTGGTCTGTCCCTTCTTCCGCATGACACACATTTCTCTTGTGTTTGAGATTTGCTAGGAGTTCCATGCTCATCCATGCTGGTCTCCTACCCCCTTTGCCCAATTTCTTTGTCATGGGGATACACTGGCCTAGAGCTTGGAGTACTTTTAAGCAATGTTGCAAAAGTAGGTGGCAGGAACAAGTAAGAATTATGTTTTGCCAGCAGATTCAAGAAGGCAAAACCTGCATTTAGTATTTTAGTGTTCTTCCATTACTATGCTGTGGCTGGCTCTTGATTTTATTAGGCACATAGCTGTTTTGACAAGTGAAATGGAATTCTCTTGCTCATTAGAGCTGCTGATGCTTTTTAACATTTACGGCTACTTTTACGGCAGATTTGGATGAAAAGAACAAGAGAAGTTGctgacatttcttttaatttcttaatatttttcaggaCTGCATATTACACAGGAGTCTCATTGGTGATCTGAAAGCATTCGTAGATAAATATGGGTTTGATGTACTTGTCATTCTGGCCAACTGCTTGTCAGAtgagaagcaaacaaaacaacaaatagCAGTATACTCAGAAAATGTAGAGCTAGGCAATCAAGTAAGTACCTGGAAAAAGAATCAgatgttttttctgaaaaaagatgttggggtttttttaagtagtcTATATCAAGGTGTTGATTAATTAAGTGAGGTAAAAATGTAGCAACAGTTGACCAGCAACTGACCAACTATTTGAAATGGCTGAATTATTTATATGATACTGAATGAAAGATTATGGTATTTGGTATTGCTTCAGACCAAGCTAATAGAAAAAGATTATGAGAAATACCGAAAGAGGCaaaatttttcagttcagttaaaatgttgttttggtttttccccccccttgTTTTGGCTTGGGTTTGTATTGTGGTTTACACAAATGTGTCTTCGGCAATGAGTGATAAGCGGACACCTTGTAAATGGTAATGACCAGAACTCATACATGTATATGTTATTCCTAAAGAATTCaagctctgaaagaaaaaaattattacaattGTGAACATTTTTCCAGAGCTAGgtgcttttcatctttttaaactATATTTATCCCCAGATGGAAGAGACTATTTCAGTGGCAAATTTTTGAACCTTTTTCTCAGTCTTGAAAACTTATGATTTTAGGGACAGGTGGCTAAGTAACTCCattgttttcaataaaatgcatttactttACTAATATAATAATCCCTTTCTAGAAATACATTCCTAAAGTACTACATAAATTTTACTCACATTTCTTAAGGGAACAACCACACatttatttggattttctgTTATTAATAACAAGTGAAGTGAAAAGTCAAACGGTATAATTTCTTACCAATCATATAACAAATATGTTGTCTTGGTCTTCTGTTGTAATACATCATCTATTTGGGGATCATAATAAGGATGCTACAGTGAAATGGCCAAGCAATAGGTTAATAGGAAGAGACAGGTATGGCTGTATTTATTACATGATGAAGTGCCTTTATGCCCATGACTGCAGTGACTTCTGAAATATCCTGTTTTTCAACAGATCTGCTGTGAATTAGAAGAATGTCAGAATCCTTGTTTGGAGCTGGATCCTCTAGAATGTGAATGTGACCAAGTTCTTATTTATCATCAAGAAAATTCTTTGGTGACCTGTGATCAAATTTTTCTCCTAATTAAGGAAGTTATAAATAGAAGGCAACCAGAAATGGTATCAAACAGTAGAACTTCTTCTACTGAAGCTGTTGCTGGAAGTGCTCCACTTTCACAAGGATCTTCTGGTATTATGGAGTTGTACGGTTCTGATGTAGAACCACAGCCCAGTTCTGCCAATTTTACAGAAAATCCTCAAGATCTAAATGGGTCTATGCAAGCCCACATTGATGTTAATGTAGACCTTGTGAGTCCAGACAGTGGCTTGGCTACCATTAGAAGCAGCCGGTCTTCCAAGGagagttctgtttttcttagtGATGATAGCCCTGTTGCAGAAGGTGGTGCTTCGCATCACAGTCTTCTGCCTGGCTTTGATTCCTATAGCCCTATTCCTGAAGGAGCAATAGCTGAAGAACAAAAGTCTCAGTCAGGAAACAATAGTGATAACTTCGATCTTTTCAATTTTGATCTAGCACCCATGGTTACAGCTCCATCTGAGTCATCTTCTCGTTCTGTTGATTGTTCCCCAGCAGATGACTATTTTCTCAATAGTGATTCATCAGAAGGGCATCAACTCACTCTGAAGAAAGAACTTGAGGAGGCAAACCTGTTAGATAATGATACAGCAAATTATTCAACTGACTTCCTTATGACAAAAATTGAGGAAGACAACCTGGCTGAATTTGATGAGAATCCAGGAGAAATTTGTGAGAAAACTTCCAGTTTGATTGATTTAGTTGAAGGTGATTCTTCTTCACCAGAAATGTTGAAATCTGCTGATTCAAGAATTCCACCAACTCCTATGAATAGTCTTGTAGATACTTCACCATTAGATAATGGGCAGCCTTTAATTTTCTCACAAGAtgtcataaaaaaaattaatgaaatagaTGGCACAAATTACTCTCAGTCTCGTGTTAGATATGGGAGCTGGTGGGATGGCTTTGACTTAGATTCCAGAAATGCTGATGCATGGAGTTCAAGTGAGCAGGAATCTGTATTTCAGAGTCCTGTCTTATGGAAAGATTCTAAGGAAAGTCCCTTGCTACAAGAACATACTGATAGAAGAGCCTCAGATTCTGTGTTCCTCCAAAAACAGCCAAAGCAAATGGAATATATGAAAGCAGGTCTGTGGGATAATCAGTTTAAACAAGATAGTTGGAACCATGGGaatcaagagaaaaacagtgaacAGTCTTGTTTGGAAACTGCTTCTTTAGACGAGACAAAGCAAGAAGCAGAGAGCTTTACAGACCTGTGGAAGGTCAGCCAGCCAACACCTGTGATGTCAGATGCATGGTGTAGTGGCGAAGGAAAAGGTAGTCAGCTAGCTGGAGACTCTTACAAAATCTGGACTGAGTTTGATGAAGGAAATGCTGATAGATCCTCAGAAAATGTGTGGAACATGCCCGAACTAGAGAGAGAATTAAAATCAGTGAATATTCCTGAGGAATGGGCCATATCAAAAACTGTTTTATCAGATTCTTCAGATATCATAGTGGACAATGAGACTGAAAATCCAGAAGTGTGGGATAAAGGAAGTTGTTATTCAATAGAAGACCatggaaaatctgaaaacataaattttgttttcaacaatATGCAAAATAATTCCAAGCTGAACACAGGGGAAAAAGCTGTGTTTGGTGATCCTAAACATAGaccaaaaccatttaaaaatatagacaCCTGGAATACGTATGataaaaacatcagaaaagaaGTAACAGAAGTAGTGGTGCCATGGGAGGATACCTTCTTATACAAAAACTCAGATCTTAGTTCCTCAAATGTAACAGAAGATTTAGTTATTTCTCCACCAGACACCAATTATTCAACATCTGATTCATATATATCACCTACCTATGtggaagatgaaagagaaaatgaggacAAGGGTTTTGATGAAGAAACAGTTACTGGTAAATTCATTAACAAAGATTTGGCTGAGTCAAAAGTGCTTGAGAAATCAAGTGAGGAACCATTATCTCCTAACAATATGCCTTTTTCAAATACTAGAAATACAGATATCTGGAACACTCCACTAAACAACATCACCCAGttacaagaaagaaattctgaagtTCCAGTTCTTTCTGCCTCTGCTAAACCGTTTCTTAATTCAGAACAAACAAATGATCTATGTTTTTCAACTGAATCATGTActagtgaaaataattttcctgtatctgaaaacagaagagtGACACTGGCATATAATCAAACAGTGAATGATTTATCACCCTCACAGAATGAATTAAATACTAGACAGACAGCAGCTGACAATGCAGAAACAGTGGGCAGTGTTCTTGTAGAAGACACAAACACCTCTATGCCAACTTCAGAAACTGAGAATGGCTTGAATCTTAAAATATGTGACTTGGGGAGTGAGATACTTAGTAAGAATGCAGCACAAAACACTGCTGGTATGGATGAAGAGCTGGATAGTCAGGattcagtgctgcagctgaactcATGGGATTTACAGAGTGGGCAGGGTAATGAGGAAGGCTGGAATAATGCCATTGTCATCTCTAAGGAAGGAGAAGAATGTAAGAGAACACATGAGACAAGTGGACAGCAGATGATTAATGACGTTTGTAATAAACCAGTGCAAGAGGACAATGAACCTTCAGGTAAAACAGATCTGGAAGAAAACGAGTCAACAACTGAAGTTGCCACCTCCccagaaaaaatgagaaatagtGTTAGTTTGGAAACGTTAATTACAGAGAATGAGTCATTTTCTAATCAAAGCAATCCAGTTAGTCAGGAAGATAGAAAAGACGTGTTGCAGAATAGTTTAGAATCTTCAAGTATTTCTGCAGGAGGCAGAAATTACAAGTTTTTTGATCACCCCTTACCACAGAATTACAATTACAATGAAATgtcacagctgctttctgaggGAGCTGAAGAAGAGGCTACAGTGATGGAGGATGTGACAAGTCCAAAGACggaaagtatttctgaaagttCTGACAAGGGTAGTGATAatcctgaaaataattcttctaAAATGCCTGGCAGCTCAGGTGTCTGGAATGACTCTGGAAAGAATGGTTGTGGCCAAGCCACATCAATTCCTTTGATGGATAAaccacaagaaccactgggAGAAGGGCAAGAATGCTTACATGAAGTGACTTCTAACCATCCAGACATTTGTAATTCTGAGTtagtgtcttttaaaaatagctctgaACTGATGAGGACCAATGAAAATTCTTTCACAGATGAGTTTAAGAACAGTCCTTCTGGATTTGTTAGTGTTCCTGATACTACACATACGTCTGTGGTGGAAagttcattttcatttgaaataggTTCTGGGAGaaatgaaaactctgaaaattTAGAACCTGCTAATAATCTTTATGAAGAGCCATTTGCAGTGCTTAATGACAGGTTTCCGCAAACTGCTTGGGATTCACAGCCATGTGAAGATTTGCAGTCTCCTGGAACAAGTCCTGAGGCAAGCGAAATCCTTGAAATAGCAAATACCACAAGCAGCCTTTCAAAAGATATACAGATCAAAAGCTATTTGGAAGAAGATAATGTGTGGAGTAATTCAATAAATGATTATACACACTCAAGTGGAACAAGTCCTGATTTAAGCGATGCATCTGTGAATGTGTGGGGAGATCTTCCAGCTGCTAGTCATCATGAAAGAAGCAGGGATATGTGggagattaaaaataataaaaatcttgaAGATTCTTgtaaaaagaaggaatttgggaaagaatacaaagaagaatttgaaataAGTGGCAAAGAGAACAAAGTTCCTAAAAGCTTAGATTTTTGGAATGCCCATGTAGATGACGATACTGTATCTTCTTTATCAAGTCCTGACATAAATGAAGATTCAGAGAATTCAGAGGCACATCCAGAAGTGATTAATGAAGATTCAATgtgtgaaaacaaacagcacaaagcATCTGAAAAGGGAGAGGATTATGTTCAGTCCAATGCAACAAGTCCTGAAGCTAATGAAGACAATTTAGCTGCAAAAACTAGGGTGGGAGAGAAGGTCTTGATAGGAATCTTCAATGAAAATTCTGAAACAATTGAAGCCAGGAAGGTATTGCAGGAGGGTATGACTACTGACTTTATTGACCATAGTAAGACTCCTGAATCTACTACAGGGCACAGTAAAACACCTGAGGAAAGAACTCGGGTGAgtattttcaatgaaaaaacaGATACTGGGGAAGACTTATATTCGTATCAAATGAACAAAGATCCTACATTGACTTCTGCTGCTGGTGATAAAGAAGAGCATTCTTCAAAAGCTGTAGATAGGTGGAATATGTCACTGGAAGCTGATTTAAGAACTAATCCAAAGTCCACAGTAGGAACACCTGATTTTCCAGATAACCGTTCAGAGTGGTGGAGTTCACAACCttgtgaagaaaagcagttgGAAGATCAGTATTCTTTTTCAAGTCACTTTGTAACAAACCAGTTAGGAAACAGTAAAGAGGACTCCTGTGATTCCCCTTCACAAGATGAAGAACTAACAGAAGCACATTTCACAGGTAATGATGAAAATCAGCCTGCCCTCCTGTACtctgatgaaaaagaaaatgaaagactgCTACATTCTATCAATAGTCCTGATGGTCAGATAAATAAAGACACTTCACAGTTCCAACAATTTGATTCTTTCACACTggataaagaagaaaaggagttGATAGAGCAGTTGTTTTCTACAGATGAGGAAAATCAACTGACTCCACAGAATTCTTTCTCAGATGAGGAACGAACTGTACCAAATACATCAGTTCAAGCAATCAGTGTACTGGATCTACCAAAAGACAGTGAGGGAAATGCAAGTCTCATTCCTCAAGGACAACAGGAGGACACCTGTGAAATATTAGAAGTGCACAACTCCATGCCAGGCACTTTCACTGTAGAAGACTTATCTtttgaaatgacagaaaagtcAAGTCCAGAGTGGAATATATTAGTTCCCCAAACTGTGCTTATCCCAGATATTTTACAGGATAATACACAAGAAAGTAATCAGCAGTTTTCAGTGGAACCTGACCTGTGGACTAATGCTGAGCAGATTGTCCCTTTGATGAAATCAGATGGTGAAAATCCTGATATTTTAAATCACTGTGACCAAGGCAATGGTTCAGAGTCATCAAGCAGTCCTGTTGTGTGCCAGGAATATGGAGCTAAGCATGCCTCTATCCCATCTTCTCAGATTGCAGTGGAGCCTGAAGACAAAGACAGTCAGCCAATTCACTTGAGGTCGAATATGAGTAAAGAGGCAGATTTTGATTCAGAGTATCAGTTAGTAATGCAGAAGGTGGAGACGCACTCTGAAAATGGTCATCCCCAGGACTATGAACCAGTAAAGACCAACGATTTCTATCAGTTTACCTCTTCTAACCCTCAGGAGCCTCCTGAATTTGCAATTCCAGAAGAAGACAGTCTAGAAAATAAGCTGATTTCTGACCCTGCTGAGTCAGCTGAAATTGCCAGTGAAGTTGTAAAAGTACCATACTTAGATCTGAAAGACATGTTCCATGAAAGTTTCACTCATGCAAGCCATCAAGGAACACCAACTGATACAGCTCAAATAGCGACCTCCCAAATGCATTTGCTTCCCATGGATTTCAATCAACCTGATAGGGCAGaacaaagcttaaaaaaaattagtgccTTGGGTGAAGttgtaaaatattctgataCTGACCACCCAGCAGTAACTGGTGATGAGCTAGATAGGTCAGAAGAATGTGTGGATGAATCTGACACAGGGATAGAACATAGTATCAAGAACACATCAGTGACTAATGTCCTGGCAGGCACATGTGGTGGAATGAACGTAGTGGCACTACTAGGCAGtgaggcagcagaagggaaatcAAAGGATGAACAGACACTCTTTCCCAAGTCCTTCCTACCTGATGGTAGTGAAGGCGATGAATCTGATTCAAATAATCAACTGTTCGATGACACAACAAAAGAATATGAAGCTGTAATTGAACATGATGTTCCTGTGTTTAAGGAAATACCCAGTGACCAATCACCAGCGGTGTGTACTCCACCATCCTCTGCATCTTTTGATGCTGAACTCTCTGGCAGCAGAGAGTATGCAAACAGTGAGCTCTTGTTACAGCAGCCATTTTATGACAGCATTTCTTTGGGAAAACGGCTaccactgccagctcctccaAAAGGTGCAGAAGGCATCCTAATGACCGAAGATAAGGTGTCTGAAACATCCACAGAGTGCCTTCAGGAAAATCTCACCTCAGTACCATCGCTCTCCATGTCTGAAGTAACTCGACCAGATTCTGATTTTTTGACAGGAAAATCTGAAGCAGAAACAACTGATCCTAACTCACCACCAGGTGGAGATAGAAGATCATGTGATGGTAAGAAAATATGCTTTCCAGGGCAAACGCATGGGACGGAGAAAGGAGGAAGTGTCTGGAGTATTACTGCTTAATGAGGAGGCTTTGAGTGTAGTGTGGAGTTTGTGTGTCTCCCTAATGTACAAAACGTGTACTGTGGAAAGAGCTCTAGTGTCATTCGCTCAGACAGATCTAAAGCTTTTAAACAGTGAAGTAGGAACataatttctgttgtttgtACAGGGCCTAGCTTATAGGACACTGAGTCGTTTGTCCCTTGGGAATGATTGCCATGTTAATGTATAACCTTTAACAAtaatgatgatggtgatgatgtTATAAAATTCCAGTACACATTAACAGAGCATAGCAGACTGAGAAGAGCTTTACCTCACAGTGCTGATTAAAGGATGTTATGGTGACTAAATCAGtaattcaaaaattaaaaagagttTCTATTTGCCTGTTCTTTTAGAAGCTGACTCCCTACTTTGTAGggagaaaaagctgagaaattcCCCTAAGAGCCCTGAACTGGAAAGCACAGAGAGTAAGGAAGATGTGAGGATGCAGATGCTCCCAGCTTCACTGGAGATGGATTACATCCTTGTTACTGAGGAGGAAAGTATACCTGCAACGAATGATACCCTTGAaagaagtgaaattaattttgtatttcaagaaTCCCATGAAGGCTTTTCACCAGGCTCCTTGGATACCTTTCAGCCAATCTCCATTTCTAATGAAAGCAAAGATCACCTTGTTTGTGGGACTGGGCGGGACACTATTCACTTAGAAGAGAAAAGTTCTTCTATTGTGCCTCAAAAGCTGGATGGTGAAAGGAAATCACAGGAAAGCTGTGGGCAAGATGAGGGTTGGATTATATTGGGCCAAAATGAAGTAAGCGACATATCACCTGAAGAAATTTCTGTCAAGACAGAGATGCCAAAATCAGGGTCCAGACATCCTGGTGAAGAACTGGCAGCTGTTGGAGCACAGGAATTGATTCTTGACACTTGGACAGAATTTCAGGTCGAAACTCCTCTTCAGAAATCTTTTGAACATGAAGGCTGTTCTCCTTCAGATGGCCTGACTGCTGAGAACATGAGTTCGGGCATTGCAGGAACATCAGAGTTGCAGGTAGTTGGTGGTGATAGTACATGGGAAGCAAATTCTCAGCAGAGGCTTGGGAATAATGTAGCAACAGAACAAGAAATGACGGAGGAAACGGTTCTTCTCAACAGTGACAGAGAACTGAATCAAAAATTAAGGTAAGTAAAATTCaacctgttttctttcaaaagtctTCTGTTAATTTGTTATCTATGTTACTGAAGTGTGTGCCATTATGAATAGATGGCAAGACTTTAAAGTCTGAAGTATGCAATGTATTTACATTCTTTAACTATCAATGTGTTTCTCCCTTTCTAAAAACAGATTCTTCCTTCTTGGTTGCTTGATATGAGCCGAATTAGGGTTGTTTTGCAATTGGTTTGAAGGTCACTGTCTTGCAGGGTTAAatctctcttccttcccactGATTGTATAACCGACCTTTAAATCTGAAACAGATGTGGCCAGGGAATACATTCCAAAGCCAGGTACTGATGGTATTGCCAGTCCATAATGAGATTATGGAGGGATCAAAGTGAAGTGCTATCTCTACCCCATGCAGAACTGCTGGGAAGGAAGACAGGAGGGAGTCAAGGCTCAGAGTCAGAAAACGTGCTGCTTatagaggagagaaaagcatGAGGGAAGGTTGTGGTCTTTGTGATTATTTTCAAGCTCTAGTTGGATCAGAGCAGCATTTTTGACTGTTTGAATTGAACTGGCAGTTGAGGCAGATTGGGTACAAATGGACCTGCCTTTGGGTGGACATGcagcctctgtgctggcagcattACTACTGCCAAGTGACTCTCTGCTGTGTCAGCAGATGGAGTGAGGGGTGGCCCTCTTGACTGCATTTACTGTAGTGTATTGGAGAGGATGCTTCTGTTGTTGACTTCTTAGTTTGCAAACAGCAGGTTGCCagcaaaagagaggaaaatctTCAGAAGTGTTAGCAGAAGATGAGCACTCATCAGATCTGTAGAGTCTGAAGTAGACCAAATATTCAGTGCTTGACCTTGAAACTAGAAAAAGTATGGTGGGTTGGCACAATATTTCTGTTGCATCCCATCCTCTTAAGCTTCTAAATTccattccagaagaaaaagtagaaattttgaaatattctataaaagagaaatctgggagaagcaaaacaagcaaaatttcCAAGCAGCTGTTTTGCATCCATGCTGTTGTGTGGAAGGGTGGCTTAGGATCTTCCAATCCAGGAAAAC encodes:
- the PRUNE2 gene encoding protein prune homolog 2 isoform X1, with product MEEFLQRAQSRLNRSKCLEKVHVVLGNKPCDLDSLISTLAYAYFLEKVSPPDVLCLPVLNIPRRDFSYFTETRFILEELNIPESFHIFRDEINLHQLNAEGKLSLTLVNSNMLTSEDKSLESAVVKVINPDEQCDRSLELQACSSSLVVKEILQKAPELITQQLAYLLRGSILFKCMSLEADRITEQQEKVLSILEEKFPDLPPREQIISVLQETQFNAQAGVIIEEIMLKDLKEISDGEIKVAISTVYMSLEDCILHRSLIGDLKAFVDKYGFDVLVILANCLSDEKQTKQQIAVYSENVELGNQICCELEECQNPCLELDPLECECDQVLIYHQENSLVTCDQIFLLIKEVINRRQPEMVSNSRTSSTEAVAGSAPLSQGSSGIMELYGSDVEPQPSSANFTENPQDLNGSMQAHIDVNVDLVSPDSGLATIRSSRSSKESSVFLSDDSPVAEGGASHHSLLPGFDSYSPIPEGAIAEEQKSQSGNNSDNFDLFNFDLAPMVTAPSESSSRSVDCSPADDYFLNSDSSEGHQLTLKKELEEANLLDNDTANYSTDFLMTKIEEDNLAEFDENPGEICEKTSSLIDLVEGDSSSPEMLKSADSRIPPTPMNSLVDTSPLDNGQPLIFSQDVIKKINEIDGTNYSQSRVRYGSWWDGFDLDSRNADAWSSSEQESVFQSPVLWKDSKESPLLQEHTDRRASDSVFLQKQPKQMEYMKAGLWDNQFKQDSWNHGNQEKNSEQSCLETASLDETKQEAESFTDLWKVSQPTPVMSDAWCSGEGKGSQLAGDSYKIWTEFDEGNADRSSENVWNMPELERELKSVNIPEEWAISKTVLSDSSDIIVDNETENPEVWDKGSCYSIEDHGKSENINFVFNNMQNNSKLNTGEKAVFGDPKHRPKPFKNIDTWNTYDKNIRKEVTEVVVPWEDTFLYKNSDLSSSNVTEDLVISPPDTNYSTSDSYISPTYVEDERENEDKGFDEETVTGKFINKDLAESKVLEKSSEEPLSPNNMPFSNTRNTDIWNTPLNNITQLQERNSEVPVLSASAKPFLNSEQTNDLCFSTESCTSENNFPVSENRRVTLAYNQTVNDLSPSQNELNTRQTAADNAETVGSVLVEDTNTSMPTSETENGLNLKICDLGSEILSKNAAQNTAGMDEELDSQDSVLQLNSWDLQSGQGNEEGWNNAIVISKEGEECKRTHETSGQQMINDVCNKPVQEDNEPSGKTDLEENESTTEVATSPEKMRNSVSLETLITENESFSNQSNPVSQEDRKDVLQNSLESSSISAGGRNYKFFDHPLPQNYNYNEMSQLLSEGAEEEATVMEDVTSPKTESISESSDKGSDNPENNSSKMPGSSGVWNDSGKNGCGQATSIPLMDKPQEPLGEGQECLHEVTSNHPDICNSELVSFKNSSELMRTNENSFTDEFKNSPSGFVSVPDTTHTSVVESSFSFEIGSGRNENSENLEPANNLYEEPFAVLNDRFPQTAWDSQPCEDLQSPGTSPEASEILEIANTTSSLSKDIQIKSYLEEDNVWSNSINDYTHSSGTSPDLSDASVNVWGDLPAASHHERSRDMWEIKNNKNLEDSCKKKEFGKEYKEEFEISGKENKVPKSLDFWNAHVDDDTVSSLSSPDINEDSENSEAHPEVINEDSMCENKQHKASEKGEDYVQSNATSPEANEDNLAAKTRVGEKVLIGIFNENSETIEARKVLQEGMTTDFIDHSKTPESTTGHSKTPEERTRVSIFNEKTDTGEDLYSYQMNKDPTLTSAAGDKEEHSSKAVDRWNMSLEADLRTNPKSTVGTPDFPDNRSEWWSSQPCEEKQLEDQYSFSSHFVTNQLGNSKEDSCDSPSQDEELTEAHFTGNDENQPALLYSDEKENERLLHSINSPDGQINKDTSQFQQFDSFTLDKEEKELIEQLFSTDEENQLTPQNSFSDEERTVPNTSVQAISVLDLPKDSEGNASLIPQGQQEDTCEILEVHNSMPGTFTVEDLSFEMTEKSSPEWNILVPQTVLIPDILQDNTQESNQQFSVEPDLWTNAEQIVPLMKSDGENPDILNHCDQGNGSESSSSPVVCQEYGAKHASIPSSQIAVEPEDKDSQPIHLRSNMSKEADFDSEYQLVMQKVETHSENGHPQDYEPVKTNDFYQFTSSNPQEPPEFAIPEEDSLENKLISDPAESAEIASEVVKVPYLDLKDMFHESFTHASHQGTPTDTAQIATSQMHLLPMDFNQPDRAEQSLKKISALGEVVKYSDTDHPAVTGDELDRSEECVDESDTGIEHSIKNTSVTNVLAGTCGGMNVVALLGSEAAEGKSKDEQTLFPKSFLPDGSEGDESDSNNQLFDDTTKEYEAVIEHDVPVFKEIPSDQSPAVCTPPSSASFDAELSGSREYANSELLLQQPFYDSISLGKRLPLPAPPKGAEGILMTEDKVSETSTECLQENLTSVPSLSMSEVTRPDSDFLTGKSEAETTDPNSPPGGDRRSCDEADSLLCREKKLRNSPKSPELESTESKEDVRMQMLPASLEMDYILVTEEESIPATNDTLERSEINFVFQESHEGFSPGSLDTFQPISISNESKDHLVCGTGRDTIHLEEKSSSIVPQKLDGERKSQESCGQDEGWIILGQNEVSDISPEEISVKTEMPKSGSRHPGEELAAVGAQELILDTWTEFQVETPLQKSFEHEGCSPSDGLTAENMSSGIAGTSELQVVGGDSTWEANSQQRLGNNVATEQEMTEETVLLNSDRELNQKLRLVQEDVGMDIPLAEGVLSPSSTEMRPEPPNSLDLNGSQPRRIKLTAPNINLSLDQSEGSVLSDDNLDTPDEIDINVDDLDTPDEADSFEYTGQEEQTAAKDASQEESESIPEYTAEEEREDNRLWRTVVIGEQEQRIDMRVIEPYKKVISHGGYYGDGLNAIIVFTACFLPDSSRTDYNYVMENLFLYVISTLELMVAEDYMIVYLNGATPRRRMPGLGWMKKCYQMIDRRLRKNLKSFIIVHPSWFIRTILAVTRPFISSKFSSKIQYINTLAELREMIPMEYVHIPDSIVKYDEEKCIKRRMRQPKKQPLSPSKCQELAAHKPSMDMTLK